A DNA window from Zingiber officinale cultivar Zhangliang chromosome 3A, Zo_v1.1, whole genome shotgun sequence contains the following coding sequences:
- the LOC122053894 gene encoding epoxide hydrolase A-like: protein MEWPIKDGEMAGISHRMVPVNGINLHVAEKGDGPDVVLLLHGFPELCYSWRHQIAALSAFGYRAVAPDLRGFGDSDVPADPSAYTMFHVVGDLVALIESLGQDKVFVVGHDWGAMVAWCLCMFRPDKVRALVNMSVAFRPRIPGLKPVEALRAAFGDDYYICAFQEPGRTEAEFARLSTSLVIKKFLTYHDPGPAIVPKENGFGTAPEQDVALPSWLSEEDINYYASKFEKSGFTGGLNYYRALDLNWELTAPWTGVQIKVPVKFIVGDQDLAFHFPGVQDYIHNGGFKRDVPLLEALVVMDGVGHFINQEKPQEISNLIIEFFKKF from the exons ATGGAGTGGCCGATCAAGGATGGGGAGATGGCCGGGATCTCGCACAGGATGGTTCCGGTGAATGGCATCAACCTGCATGTCGCCGAGAAGGGCGACGGCCCTGACGTGGTCCTCCTCCTCCATGGCTTCCCGGAGCTCTGCTACTCCTGGCGCCACCAGATCGCTGCCCTCTCCGCCTTCGGATACCGCGCCGTCGCCCCAGACCTCCGTGGCTTCGGAGACTCGGATGTCCCCGCCGATCCATCCGCCTACACTATGTTCCATGTCGTCGGCGACCTCGTCGCCCTCATCGAATCCCTAGGCCAAGACAAG GTCTTCGTGGTGGGGCACGATTGGGGCGCGATGGTGGCGTGGTGTCTGTGCATGTTCCGGCCCGATAAGGTGAGGGCTCTGGTGAACATGAGTGTTGCTTTCCGCCCGAGGATTCCTGGCCTGAAGCCGGTGGAGGCGCTTCGCGCGGCGTTCGGTGATGACTACTATATTTGTGCATTCCAG GAACCTGGACGAACTGAAGCCGAGTTTGCCCGCCTTAGCACTTCTTTGGTGATTAAGAAGTTCTTGACCTACCATGATCCTGGTCCAGCTATTGTGCCAAAGGAGAACGGATTTGGAACTGCACCAGAACAGGATGTTGCtcttccttcttggctttcaGAGGAAGATATCAACTACTACGCCAGCAAATTTGAGAAGTCAGGCTTTACTGGGGGACTTAACTACTACAGAGCTTTAGATCT GAACTGGGAGCTTACTGCACCCTGGACTGGAGTACAGATAAAAGTTCCAGTTAAGTTTATCGTTGGGGATCAAGACCTAGCGTTCCATTTCCCTGGTGTCCAGGACTACATCCATAATGGTGGCTTCAAAAGAGATGTTCCTCTCTTGGAGGCCTTGGTCGTAATGGATGGAGTAGGCCACTTCATCAACCAGGAGAAGCCACAGGAGATTAGCAACCTGATCATCGAGTTCTTCAAGAAATTCTGA